GCGCATTCCCGAGGCCGGGCCGTCCAGGCCGGTTCGCGTGCTCGGTTTCGAAGACCTGCCGCAGTCCGGCGACGTGCTGACGGTGATGGAGTCCGACCGCGACGCCCGCGACCTGGCGCAGAAACGCCAGATCATCAAGCGTGAGCACGAGTTCCGCCGCAGCACCCGCGTCAAGCTCGACAGCATCGCCCGCCAGATCAAGGAGGGTCTCAAGAAGGAGCTGAGCGTCATCATCAAGGCCGATACCGACGGCTCGATCCAGGCGCTCGCCGATGGCCTCATGAAGATTCACAACGAAGAGGTGAAGGTGCAGATCATCCACCAGGGCGTGGGTCAGATCACCGAAACCGACGTGCTGCTGGCCGCCGCTTCGGACGCGATCATCATCGGCTTCAGGGTGCGCCCGAACGTCAACGCCAAGCGGCTTGCCGAGAAGGAAGACCTCGACGTGCGCTTCTACAGCGTCATCTACCACGTGCTCGAAGATGTGGAGAAAGCGCTCGAAGGCATGTTGTCCCCCGAGCTGCACGAGGAGAGCCTCGGTTCGATCGAGATTCGCCAGGTCTTCCGCGTGCCCAAGGTGGGCAACGTCGGCGGCGCGTACGTGCTGGAAGGCAAGGTGCCGCGCGACTCGAAAGTCCGCCTCCTGCGCGATGGCGTGCAGATTTTCGAGGGCCAGCTCGACTCCCTCAAGCGCTTCAAGGATGATGTCAAGGAGGTCGATGCCGGTTACGAGTGCGGTGTCAGCCTCAAGGGATACGACGATATCAAGGTGGGCGACGTGATCGAGGCCTTCAAGATTGTCGAAAAGAAACGCAAGCTCTGAGCTGAAAGGAGAGACGGTATGTCGATACGAACCGATAAAGTCTCCTCCCTGTTGCAGCGGGAGTTGAGCGCGATTTTCGAGAAGGAGCTGCCACGCAGCGGCCCGCTGGTGACGGTGACGGAGGTGAGGATCACCGCCGATCTCGGCATCGCCAGGGTCTATGTTTCCGTGATCGGCTCCGAGGCGCAGCGCACGGAGGTGATGGAGTACCTGCACGCCGAAAACAAGATGATCCGCAAAACGCTCTCTTCTAAAATCCGCCACCAGTTCCGGAGGATTCCGGAGCTGGAGTTCTACGAAGACCGCTTGTTCGAGCAGGCCAACCGGATCGAGCAACTGCTCAAGTCGGTCAAGCCCGCCCGTAACGAAGAGCAGCCATAACCCGCATTGTACGGAACCGGGATCACGATGATCGAACAGGGCCGCATGTCCGTCCTCAGCGAGGAGGGCGATTATCTGCTGGTTGACAAGCCGCTCGACTGGACCTCGTTCGACGTGGTGGCCAGGATTCGCGGCGCCTACAAGCGCAATGGCGCGAAGCGTAAGGTCGGCCACTGCGGCACGCTCGACCCGAAGGCCACCGGCCTGTTGATTCTCGCCACGGGCCGCAAAACCAAGACCATCTCGTCGCTCGAACTGCTCGACAAGGCCTACGAAGGGGTTATCAGGCTCGGCGCAAAAACCGCGAGCCACGACACGGAGAGCGAGGAGTACGACCTCCGCGATGTGTCGCATATCGACGAAAGTGCGATCCGCGCCGCCGCCGCATCGATGGTTGGCGAGCGGATGCAGCAGCCTCCGATGCACTCGGCGGTCTGGCACAACGGCAAGCGGCTTTACGAACTGGCGCGGCAGGGCCACGAAGTCAAGGAGCGCAAGGCTCGCCAGATCGGGATTCGCCAGTTCGAGATCACCGGTATCGAGTTGCCGTACGTCCGTTTTTTCATCGACGTGACAAAGGGAGCCTATATTCGCGTGATCGCCCATGAACTCGGCGAGCTGCTTGGCGTTGGCGGCTATCTTGCCGAACTGAAGCGGGTGTCGATAGGGCAGTACCGGCTTTCGGACGCGGCGAGCGTCGGGGAGATCGTTGATGCAATTGGCCAGGCCGCCGCTTTGGCCACCGAAGAGTAAAACAGCCAGAAGTATGCGCGTTGTTGTATTGCAGGGCGATACGATCCTCGATTCCGCCACGGGAGTGCCGGTCGAGCTGAAGGCCGAGCCTTCCGCCGTAACCATCGGATCGTTCGACGGACTTCATGTGGGCCACAGGAAAATCATCGGCTCCATGATCGGTCACGCCCGGGAGCTTGGCCTCAGAAGCGTCGTGGTGACGTTCGAGCCGCATCCGAGAATCGTGCTTGATGGCAGCGACCGGTGCGCGGTGCGGCTGCTTTCCACTTTCGAGGAGAAGGTGAGCCAGTTCAGGGCGATGTCGATCGACCTTTTGTTCGTGGTGCGTTTCGACCGTAAGTTCGCCTCGAAAAGCTCCGAAGCGTTCATCCGGGAGGTACTGGTGCAGCGGCTCGGCGCGCGTCATGTCACTGTCGGCTACGACCACGGCTTCGGCAGCAAACGGAGCGGCAGCGAAGAGACGCTGCTCACGCTCGGCGCGGAGTGCGGTTTCAGCGTCGATGTGGTCGGCGAGGTGATCGTCGCCGGTTCGCCGGTATCGAGCACCCGGATCAGGCACCTGCTCGACGCGGCAGAGATTCGACAGGCCAACGAATGCCTCGGAGCGCCGTTCGCGATCAGCGGCACGGTGGTCGAGGGCGACAGGCTTGGCCGCTCCATCGGGTTCCCGACGGCGAATCTCTCGCTTCCCGACGGATGCAAGATGCTTCCGGCTCACGGAGTCTATGCGGCGAGCGTCGAGGTTGATGGCAAGGAGTATCCGGCCATGATGAACATTGGTCGCCGTCCGACCGTCGCCGAGGATGGCGAGGTGAGGGTCGAGGCCCACATCATCGGTTTTTCAGGCGATCTGTACGGACGGTTCCTGATTCTGCGCCTGCTCGGCTTCATCAGGGCGGAAAAGCGTTTCGGTTCGATTGATGAACTTCGGGCGCAGCTCGAACTCGATAAAAAAGAGGCGAGA
This genomic window from Chlorobaculum limnaeum contains:
- the rbfA gene encoding 30S ribosome-binding factor RbfA is translated as MSIRTDKVSSLLQRELSAIFEKELPRSGPLVTVTEVRITADLGIARVYVSVIGSEAQRTEVMEYLHAENKMIRKTLSSKIRHQFRRIPELEFYEDRLFEQANRIEQLLKSVKPARNEEQP
- the truB gene encoding tRNA pseudouridine(55) synthase TruB, with the translated sequence MIEQGRMSVLSEEGDYLLVDKPLDWTSFDVVARIRGAYKRNGAKRKVGHCGTLDPKATGLLILATGRKTKTISSLELLDKAYEGVIRLGAKTASHDTESEEYDLRDVSHIDESAIRAAAASMVGERMQQPPMHSAVWHNGKRLYELARQGHEVKERKARQIGIRQFEITGIELPYVRFFIDVTKGAYIRVIAHELGELLGVGGYLAELKRVSIGQYRLSDAASVGEIVDAIGQAAALATEE
- a CDS encoding bifunctional riboflavin kinase/FAD synthetase encodes the protein MRVVVLQGDTILDSATGVPVELKAEPSAVTIGSFDGLHVGHRKIIGSMIGHARELGLRSVVVTFEPHPRIVLDGSDRCAVRLLSTFEEKVSQFRAMSIDLLFVVRFDRKFASKSSEAFIREVLVQRLGARHVTVGYDHGFGSKRSGSEETLLTLGAECGFSVDVVGEVIVAGSPVSSTRIRHLLDAAEIRQANECLGAPFAISGTVVEGDRLGRSIGFPTANLSLPDGCKMLPAHGVYAASVEVDGKEYPAMMNIGRRPTVAEDGEVRVEAHIIGFSGDLYGRFLILRLLGFIRAEKRFGSIDELRAQLELDKKEARLYKK